AAGTGCACCTTGCTATATTCTGCTTCTCTTGAGGTGTCATCTCCTTGAGAAGTGTTGATAGCGAAATCTCCATTAATGTCAGGAAAATAGGTATAGGGCCTGTCATTTCTATAAATATCTGTAAATAAATAGTGATGGTAAAGATCTGAAACCTCTATCGATGAAATTGCCACTGTGGGCGCGCGCAGGTCTTTGGTGTCAAAATTTAAAAATTCATTACCCCCAAAAAAACTTGTTTCCTGATCATATTTATATACCAACTGACTTCCTATGGTGTATTGAGGTTTTACATTATAAATTGCAGAGGGCCAATAGTAATTTTGTAAAATAGAGATTTTCACTTCCTTTAAGGGGTTGATTAATTGAAAGTTGGCATAATTAATCGTTAGGTGAACTACTTGTTTTTCATTTAAAAATTCAAAATCTCTACTTCTCTTTACGGTAGCGCCTACGGTTACCAAGTTTTGGTACACTAAAAAACGTCTAGAAAACTGAAGCTCATAATTACTGTCATAAATTTCTAACATATAATTGCCACTTACTTTCAGCCCTGTGTTTTCGTTTGGGATGCTGAGCTTATAGTTAGAATAGGGTTGTAAGGTGTTATAACTATTTTCATAATCAATGATTCTTAAATTATCACTACCTCTAAGGTATTGAGACTTTAATAAATCAGATGGCGTCCAGTCATAATCGCAGTGAATAATTTTATAATAAAAATCTTGTTCGCTCGCGGTGATGTCATCAAAATCTAGATATATCGCATCGCCCAGTTGTACCACCGGGAATTGGTCGTCTGTAGCGCCTTTAAAAATAATAGATTTTATGTTTGACGGCGGGTTAACTTCTTCTTGTACTTGAGAAAGAAGTGAATTTACACATAAAAAAAACAAGATATGTTTAACAAAGAACCTCATGAAATAGCAGTATTTTTAAACAAAGTTAAACAAAAAGCATGCCTTGAAAATTAACTTCGTTATAAGTTGTAAATTTATAGACAATAATTATGAAAACTTTCCATTTAGTCTTATTTTTGCATGAAATTTTTTTAACCTAAGGTTTATAGCAATATGTCTAAAGACATCAGAATTAAAAAAGGCTTAAACATTAACTTAGTCGGTGCTGCAGAAAAAGATATTTCTAAGGCTTCTCTAAG
The sequence above is drawn from the Cellulophaga sp. Hel_I_12 genome and encodes:
- a CDS encoding type IX secretion system plug protein domain-containing protein; amino-acid sequence: MRFFVKHILFFLCVNSLLSQVQEEVNPPSNIKSIIFKGATDDQFPVVQLGDAIYLDFDDITASEQDFYYKIIHCDYDWTPSDLLKSQYLRGSDNLRIIDYENSYNTLQPYSNYKLSIPNENTGLKVSGNYMLEIYDSNYELQFSRRFLVYQNLVTVGATVKRSRDFEFLNEKQVVHLTINYANFQLINPLKEVKISILQNYYWPSAIYNVKPQYTIGSQLVYKYDQETSFFGGNEFLNFDTKDLRAPTVAISSIEVSDLYHHYLFTDIYRNDRPYTYFPDINGDFAINTSQGDDTSREAEYSKVHFSLPYVEEIGLNEVYIYGKFNNFMLDEENKMTFNANNGLLEATLKMKQGFYNYKYVVKKENGDIDLNKVSGNFHFTENNYLILVYYRDIGALYDGLIGIGTANSRNISN